The window ACTGACCGTCCGACCAAGCGGCTCATGCGGGCTtgaaatacaacaaaatacatatgtaaatatatatgctTGATAAGTGAGTAAGTCTGCACACAGCATATACTATATAGGCATCGGCTCGAtctctgtttgtgtgtgtttgtttgtgtgtgggtcCAAGCAAATTAATgctaattatttaattaaacagGAATACCCACAAAGTAGAGAGATAGAAGTATGAagtttatttggtttttcttttgcttaggATGAAAAAGTAAAGATAAACCAAGAGCTGAAACTctgaaatacttttaaaatatttatatatcagCAATTTGATATCAGGATTATGAGAGATCTTTTGATTAAGCAGTTGATTAAGATCAAGTAggacttttttttcttctatatCGCTGATCTTAGACTATATTTGACTATTATTTATGTCATTTATATCGTTTATTTCaggtattttattttttttagaacttaaatttggttatttcacTGATCTTAGACTGTGGGCGATGATTTCTCTTATCACTAATTTTAGTttataaagtttatttaacataTTAGCAACTCctccaaaccaaaaaaaaactaaatcaacGACTAACTATAACCATTTTTAAAGCCACAAGTTGAAAGCTCCAGTTACTATCTCTATAATCCAAGTTTAGGCAGATGCTTGACAAGATTACAGAAAATCTTTTAACtcaaaaataaacattaacTAACGGCACATGATGACATGATTAACAGGCACTGAGTCATATGGTTATAACATTTATTGGCGCTAAAGTTATTTCTGTTTGCTTTTGGAATCATTGGCCTTACCTGCCGTCGAAACGCATGCTTTTCCTTCTCCAGAAACTTATCAATCTCTTTGGACTTGTAGCGTTGCTCCAGCTCCTCGGGTGTGCTGCGCAGTCGCACCAAATAGGTGAGGAAATTACCACAGCATCGCAGGCAGGCGAAACGGGATGATTGCAGGCGACTGCCCTGACGACGCAGATGCTCAGCTCCATCAGATATGAAACCACCGCCACCCTCATTTAGGCCACCCACTCCcccgccaccaccaccgccatcagcaggatgatgatgatggtggtgCTCCTCCATCAGATGGGTCAGGGTACCAGTTCGTGTATCGTTGTTGCTGCTATTGTTGATAGCTCCGTGTGTTAACGTGGTCAACGTAATTCTGGACATGGCCAACGCCTGACGTGCACACTTTCttctcgcacacacacagacacacacacacgcgcagacagcagctgcagctgtACGTTTCGTTGTTGTCCACTGACtctgttattgtttttgcttgttcttgttgttggtttcCTTGTTCTCCGGtgcactaacacacacacgctaAATTTAGCCTCGCCTCGTCTTCACGTCTGGCGCTTATTGTTTTGGTGGTCTTCTCTCCAAAAGATCGCAATATCTTGACCACAAACACGACCCCGACCCCGCCGCCGCTTGAGTTTCACTTTTACTTGACTCCGCCAGCATTGCAGGTCTCCACCTCTCCGCAAAGAGAAATGAAAATCCGCACAATATATATTAGCTCGCTGACGATACTAACTAATCCACAACTCTTGATAAAttaatttgcaatttaatttaatcttTTTAATTACGCGTCTTCATCGTCTTCGTAAATTGTGCAAATACAAAAGTAAATAGAGGAGGCGCGGTCACACTGTGTATTGAAATCTGGTCACACTAATATACGATAAGCACATACCAGGGCTACAAGGGCACACAAGAAAAAATACAACctaataaattattatatatattattagtAATAATACGATGATGAACAGTTTTCAAATACATAACAATAACAATCCCTACAGATATTTCGTAATTACTTCAACATTGTGCATATAATATAATGAATATTATGAtatataatgaaaataattaagtttttaCGTCTAAATTCTTTTGTAATCTtgcaatatatattatttactCTATATGCATGTAACCTGACATCCCTAAAATATCAAAACTATCGAATAAAGTGTCATACCTATTCCGGTCTAGattgttatttatttgtttttgcttagTCGTCGTGATAGTGTCGTATCGAATTGTTTTGTtgaaatataacaaaaataaaatgtttattaataCCGGCAAAGTTTCTTTGCTGTATGCAGCTCGTCTACCTGGCAGTGGGGTGCAATGTTTTAAGAAATGTGCAggtaattataaatattttggcCTTGGCAAGCAACTCTTTCAGGGTGGAGGGTGCACAAGGTCAACTTGGGTTAATCTGATTCAATTGGCGACAATCAGAGcacagatgatgatgataatagaTAGATTTAACTCAATTGAATACATACAATGTGTACCcctaggtacatacatatactatgTTGGATTTTGCCCTCTGGTCGTCTGCCAAACTGCGCAATTTTCAGActctatatactatatattcATCTTTGTTTTgaatattaaaaacatttccatttcttttatttagCCATTCAACCTTTTCACACAACTGCCGCCGGCCAGAACTATGTAGACCCTGCTCCCTTGCCGTTGCCCATCAATGTGGATGCCGCAGAGACCACACGCTTCTCGCCCCAACGTTCACGTGATATTTCGGCCACCGTGATAATGGCACAGGCACCTATCTCGACCATTGACATTACCACGGATAATAGTTATAGCGGCTCACAGGGTGCCACAGTTGGCTTATCCCCGGATGATCCTCATGTCCAATCGTACGATTGCTTCGGTGCTGTCAGCTTGAATTCGGTGATGCAGAGCAATGTCCCTCAGCCATTTGGAGGCATGCATAAGTTCTCGCATTTAAATATGCCCGGTGGTCAATGGTCCCAGGAATTCAAGTTTACATCACAGAATATGCAGAGCTCACATTATCGTGCCTTGCGTGACAATTACCGCGCCGATTGGGTGACATACGATCAGAATGCCACCTTGAATTCTGGAGGAGGAGGTCAAGGTGAGCAGCGTTTCGCATTAAAAATAACCTGTTGCATGTGTTAGGCGCAGGCGCAGAtcaaatttatgaaatttattaaCCAAGAGCTACccaaaaaagttttttcccAAATATTAGACTGAAATTCTTTTTACTGAGACAAGCAGATATCATCACCAAACTTAGACCACCCTAATGAGAGATTTAGGGACATTTTGTTACGCCTCCTCCTATTAGAACGTCACGTAATTAGTTAATGTCTCTTTATACTAATACTTAGTTTGGTAATAATCTTTGAGATATTATTTTAAGGCTTATGTGCCGACTATCACGTATACGCCGGGAGTGTCAGCTAGAATACTAATAAGATAGTGAAGATAAACTTGAAGTTTAGTTGGGCAAACAATTTAGAACTTAAAATTCTAGTATATTAAGCATTATAACCAAATTATTAACCAATTTTAGGattttgaattcattttttagacataattttcttaaataaaaaaagaaagcgcAAAATTGGATGATTTGATTCGATTTTgataattaaaatgaaaaagaaaatgtttttaatgaGAAATTGTTACGAgttaatcaatttttaaatgaatttttagtttgtttgttataagATAGACAATTCAAAACTTaggaatttaaaatttgtttctcCTGGACAATTTTACGacgtttatatatattattagggtgtaaattagaaaaatactaacaaatttaaagtttttagttTGTCAAGTAATTTCCAATTTATGATTGTTAtagcaaaaatgaaaaggtCTACTTTAGTATTAGTATATTGGTCTaattttatcaattttaaagCTGTATGACCTTGTTTTTAGCCATGAGTTCATAATAGCGGTagataaaaactaaaaaattgtAATGCAAACAGTGTAGAAACTGGGCTAGGAGCTTGGGTAGCTTTTGACATTTGGCCAAACCTCATTTGCATTGCATTTCATTGCATGTCAGGCTTTTCCATACGTCGCAACTTTAGCACAGAGCGCGGGGCAACATCGCCTACTACAGCCCcatcagcagcagaagcaCCAGGCACAGCCACCTCAGCCATAAGAACGGAAGCATCCACAACGCCAGAGAGCCAGAGTTTGAGTAAAAAGGAGCAACTGAAGCGTGCCTTTAAAGAGTATGGTGCCACCATTGTAGTTTTCCATGTGGGCTTGTCATTAATGTCGCTGGGTGGTTTCTATGTACTAGTAAACAGGTAAGGACTAACCCCCACAACATCTGCATGTGTCTAACTTTAGTTGTAGCACAAGCTAGTAGTTTATTTTTACCTATTTTGCATTGTAATACAAAATGCTAACGTCccttatttattttgtcattgCAGCGGCATAAATTTCGTGCCCATTTTGGAATACCTTGGCATTGAGTCATCGGCCATTGGAGAGAAATTGGCCACTGGCAGTACATTCGTTGTGGCCTATGCTGTCCACAAAGTGTTTGCTCCCCTTCGAATAAGCATTACCCTCGGAGCAACTCCATTTATTGTGCGATATCTGCGTGCCAAGGGATTCATGAAGCCAAAGATTAAGGGCAACTAAATTAATCACCTATCAATAATTTACGACAAtacatattattatattattcaTTTGTGtgaaaacatatatttgtatacataccttttaatgattttcattaccaaaaatatacaacacaattgcaaatgtttttaaaacattaaaaaaaaaaacaaattatgtGATCGATTTTTTCCGATAGTAAACTAATTTTTAAGTGCTGATTACAAGACGAATGAAATTTAGTTTGACCAATAAACCAAGTTAAAAAcgatttttattaaaactttgaaaaatataaatttttaaaagattttaagAGAGGATCGTTTAGTTAACTACTTGAAATTTGTCGCCTTAAAGCAGATTCCAAAATATATTGGAAAAATAGCCGTATTAAAAGCATTATGAGGAACGAAATCGTTTtcgattttaaataaatttatcgagaatcgaaaattataatttattttgcatttatttccAAGTATATTTAACCCCGCTTAATGTGTTTTCATAATGTTAGTTACATTTAATGTTTTACTTCAAAAGTACTGCATTTTCTTATTTAAAATCGTTTTAGAATTGAAACCGTTTACGTTAGAAAGTAGTTGGTTAAGAAGAGGTCTAATTACTTTATTTTGGACCTCCAGATGGcctaaaatgaatttaaagaAGTAACTTTGAACCGTTCTTAAAAGAGGTTCTGTTCTTAGTTAAAGAGTTCTGATAAATTTTTACAGAAAGATTGTCTTAATGCTGCagtttgaaatttaataatcTGTACTCTGGAAACTTTAGATTTAAACGGCCGATATATCTGGCCCAGAATCAGATCGGGTTATTTTTTTCTCCCAAAGGTTTTCAGGTTTTTGAGGATCTTTATAATGTCCGTTCCGTTCAGTTTCCAGAACATTTTCATTACTAAGTAATCCAACTAAATGAAACCTTTCCCCAAATGAATAATAAACActttaatttacaatttcttcaagttcaatttatgtgtttttcttggcatttctttttgtttttgtttttcttgttttgttttttttagttgatttttttttcttctctttttgcatatttatagAAAAAATAGTTATAATTTCTTAGTTATTCACTACACactttacattttgttttctcactttttttttgttttgtggtttTATCTTTTATGGGCTTAAGCTATaaataatttgatttgatgTAAACAATAATTGTAATTATACAATATAATAATTAAGACTTAACAGTTAGACAAAAAGCGGCTGGaagaaacaaattaacaaatttccaaatgaatgaataattTCTCCCCCCCTCCCTCACACTTAGTTTCAAAACATtctacacatatatgtatgtcccCCCCTCCCAAGCACATGCCCCCCGCTTTCCCGTACTTCATTTTTTCATCGTCCTTCTCGTTCACactctttctttttgtacgcatttttttcttgtttaaaGCCTAAAAACTAATTATAATTGTACGTCAATCGCCGTAGTCTGACccgaataaatgaataaattttttcgttttgttgttgttgttgatgttgctgttttAGCATGTTAGTAAGTATTAATGGCCTCCTCGTCGATTTGCGCTTCGAGTTTTTCCTCCTCTTTGGCTTTGCGTCGCTGTATCCAGGGCATAAAACTCCATAGACTCGCGCCGGCAAGTAATGTCAGGCCCAGGGCATGGAAGAGCGGATTATAATCATTGACCGCTTCGGCCCAAGCATTGCACAATGGTGGTCCGACCAACTGTAGAAGACCATTGACAAACAAACTGATGCCATACGATGAGGTCAGACGTTCTGTGCCCAGCATATCGGCCATAATAACGGCCGTAATGCCCACATATATGCCGGAAGCGAGTCCAAAGAGGGCACACCAGAAGCAGACATGGCTATACGAATAGGCGAATGGTAGTAGAGCTAGCGAAACGCCCGATACGGATAATCCACCAACAAAATACCATGTCTTAGGTATAAAGCCCATATCCGAAAGTGCTGATCCGCCAATACGTCCAATTAAATCGGTAGCCGAGACAACAGACAACAAATAGGCCGACAAGGATTTGTCAAAGCTTCTTGCCAAACCAAACGACGGCAAAAGGATGATAAAGTTGGTGTAGCTGATGGCATTGGTTGAATTGGAGATGAGGATGACCAAATACATGGGATCCTTGAGTAGGCTAAGGTCAAAGAATTTCGAACGTTCTGATGCCTGTTTTTTGCCACCTTTCGTTTTATCTGAATCCGGTATAGCATCTTGCACGCCCGTTGCATCTTTATCTCCTCCCGTACCAGAGCCGGCCGAGCGTAGTGATAAATGTGACGAGAATTCTTTGGGCTGGAAGGATAGAGTGCTTCCGTGATATGGTGTACTAACGTACAGGAAGCTGCTCGTCGATGGCGAACGCTTTGATAGACGCGTTCTCGATGTATTCCTAAGCGTTAGTTTATTGGAACTAGAACGTCCTTCGGGCACGGCATAAAGCGATGATTGCGAATTCAATTGTCCCGGCGTAAAGGTTTGATTTCTTTGCGGCAATCGCACGGGTGTGCTTATTTTCCGTGTTCTCGGCTGGAACTCATCACCGGGTTTCGTATAATTCTGGACCACAGCAGCTGAGGCACTTCGGACAAACTGTTGCTTATCATCATCGGGCAGATATAGCGGCGATGGCGGCGAATTGTAAGGCAATAATCGTTTTTCTCTCCCCACCTGATCTGGATCTTCAGTCGTTTCGTCAACGTTCTCGAATTTCATCACAATGCCAATATCCTCCTCCTCGGGTATATCTTCCAGTGCTTGGCTAGCACGTGGCACTCGAATCATATGCTGTTCCACAGGCTCATAGAACAGGGCAGCCACAAAGACATTCAACGTGATGCCACCCATGATCAAGCAGGAGCCACGATATCCATAATTTTCCAGAAGCCAACGGAGTACGGGCGGTAGTATGATGCTACCTAGGGCACTGCCCGAGATGCAGAGGCCATTGGCCAGACCGCGATATTTCACAAAATACGAAGTGACAATGTAGACTGTGGGCGGAAAGGAGAGCCCGGCGCCAATGCCAACCAGAACGCCATaactgaaagaaaaaacaaaatttcaatgaaTTTCTTACAACATTCTTTAAGTTTAAATGAGAAATTTCACTTTATTTTTGAGATCTGAATTATATTTATGAAATGCAGGAACCGAAAAGTATTAAAAGTTACTGTAAAAAATGTTCATAGTTCCATTTTTATGTTAAATCTTTAATTCATGCcctctttttcattttttatcttattttttaaattaatttctctTAATAtcgaattattttttttttttttttttcaacatttatAACGATCTTGTAGAATAATTTGATGGCTTtaagaaaaatttttaaaaattgatatttattttgagcggcaaacataatttttattttatattatttttaaagttataatttttttactatttttttttttaagtatttcatTATAAAACCATAGGCAAGAGCaaggaaatattttttaaatgtctTACACAGAATCtgttttttaaaatcattgaacattttttaaaattttttgaattttacccttattaagttaatttttcttaaataaatgaaaattactAATCTTCAGCGaagaaaatctaaaaaaaacttaaatttgaaaacatttgaaaaaatgcataaatttcACAAATATAAAGATTTTCTTGTAATCATTCTATCTAGGTCTTCCAagtataattaaataatttttaaatacaacaactaattataattttttgtcaCTGTCTGACTTGGTTCAAAAGGGATTCGAAAGTTAACTTTTTTCATTCTTTGTTGGATATTTACCTGATATACAAATATCCAACGGATGATGCCCAAAATGATAATATCATGCCCAATGAGGCCGATGCGCCACCAAGCAAAGTAACCGTACGATATGAATACTTAACTGAGAGTATACTTGATACAGGTCCTGTGAGTGAGTAAGAAaaggtaaataaataaaagttctCTAGTTTGTATATTAAAAACTTACCCAATGAACTGTACAGAAAGTAACATAACGCCGGTATCCATGCTGCCTTTGTCGATGAGACCTTAAAGGCTTCCAAAAATTCAACGAAAAGAACGCCAAAGCTTTTAATTGTGCCAGGGATGAGAATGTTGGTCAAACAGGAACCAAAAAGGACTAACCAACCCCATCCACCATCGGGTGGTACCAAATCGAATTCGCAGCTATCATCCTTCTTTTTTAAAAGGCTAACTGTTGGGAgataaaacaaagaaacagaACGAATTTTGGTATTAGTTGAAAGTTGTTGGGCGATCTCGCTGTTGCTTACTCGTTACTCGTCACTTTTAAGTCTACTTTTGCATTACTCGCTACTGGTTAATGGTTATATCATCTGTAAAGTAGTGAAAATCACCACAAATCTGATCAAGAGAATATGTTTATAACCCACATATCATAGATAGATTAACACCACAGAGTCTTCCGATTCCCACTTCAAAGTCAAGAACCTTACAAATATTAATAAGCCCAACCCAATTACTTTTCAAGTATTTGCAATGTTTTGACTGCTTTTTTCGCTTCTTATTTAAAACCCCAGACCTTCAGGTGAAAGAGCCCAAATATCTTATCAAAGTGTATCACTGGGCAGTGGTCTGTATTCGAACACATAAATTCAGTGGATTTTTTAGGCCTCGTGGTCTTCAACCAATCAAAAGACGAGACAAATGAGACTTaatttctcttgtttttttttccttcacCTCTGCCAAACAACACATCTTATCTTTGAGTAGCATTTTGTGTGAATACCAATCGCCTGatattgtattattattattatttttttacgGGGTGAACGGGCGGCTAAGCCGGCAAAACGTGTCCCGGACTAACCAACGTGCTCTGATCGCATAGAAACCAGAGCACACCCCGAAACCCTCTACGTCAAAGATAGGAACCCTATATACATTTGTCGTTTGCAATCTCcacgagtttttttttttcgttttggcgtttgtatgtgGGAATGACTCAATAATTGCGCTACTCAAACTCTGACAACAGTTAAATCATtgtaataataaattaatatattaCTGTCTATAAAAGGTTTCTGGAGAAAACAAATCAGTAAACATTCGCGACTGTACTGTACTTGGGGTTTTCTTGGGGATGAGATGAGAGATAAGGGGTTTTCTATGGCTAATAGTGTATTCGATCTTTTGTGGTGACTGTACttgattaaatattttgcGCTTTGTAATGTGAGAGAGATATTTAAATGGCTTTTGCGGTCATTATATGacctttaaatattatttataagcCTAATGCATTATCAtattatatacaatataaacATCATGACGTCAAAAGATATTAGAAAAAATTGATTGATTCTACAAATGAATCATTTATGTAGCCAAAATTGATATTGACAAAgagtttaaattattttacaattatttttgttgttgtttactgATCGATTAGGTTGATCGATCAATCCAGAGACATAGAGAACATCGTTGTAGTGTAGAATCGCCAGACTTTTGATCATATCGTATACTGAATGGGGTTCGAGGGGTGTTTCCCCGTTTTCAAAgtgcgttgttgttgtagttgttgttgttgttgtttactgACCTGTTTTATcactattttcttttgtggttCCATTTAATTTATGATCTTTGCTGTTTgctttatttgcattttgtgtACTTAAAACTTTTTCCTTATGCATGGTCTGTAAgaagaagagaaagagagaaaaacatttttgatgtgtgtttttttttggatttgtcagggaaagaaaaaaaaacaacagattttcgtttttaaatatttgttattcaGAATATATGTAGGTTATATGAATGAGGGGGGGATGGGAGAGGAAGGTGAAAGGAAGGAGATGACGAGGTGAgatgtgtatatatagtttaGGGCTTGAAGGTGTGATTCACAAGTATTGGGAGAAAAGAGGAATTGGGAAAACAGGAAATTGCGCACCATATGCTTtctacaaatatataaaaacagTGGCGGATTTATAGTCATGGCCGCTCTAGACCATCTACTACTAACAGCCCTTTATTTACTTCCCATCATTTATCATTTAGCATTAAAAATAAGGTATACGCACAGTGTGACAGCTAAATGATTAGTCGTATACTATAAAGACATAGGGAAATTGTTTCTTTAGCTATTTTAGGAACCATCAAGCTCAATCAGCCAGAGACTTTGCTTATGTTTTGCAGAATCACAATGGCCCCACCATATTTTCaatgctaaaactagttgagaattacaaatATAGTTAAATAAAGTCATCTATTGCCAACTTGACTCGTGGAGCAatgataaattttcaaaagttAACTTTTGGCTATTCACGAAAGACAATAGAAGAAAAGTGGATCCTATTGAAGATTCGAGATTTCGGTTTTTAATTCCCATTGCTTAGTTTAATTACAAACATTTCTAGTGTGTAGAATTCAAGAATGCTGAGGTTGGCTATTcattttttagatttttaaaggccactttatatatttgtgtatatttaataaattttgctataacaacacaaacacatgCAGGCATTTTACACCACACACGTATTGTTTGTGGGTACGATTGACTGACAATGAGAGAAGGcgttgatatatgtatgtatatctggTGCAAACTGGTAACCATTCTCAATGCCGGGTTATTTCTCTAATCTCTGTGGATCTCCTCCTCCCGTAATCGGTCGCTTGCTGCTAAATGCCAAACTTGTTTCGTCATTATAAACGCATAGCACTGAAATTGCGATAACAGACTCTCTTCGCTCAGGCTCAGAGTACAAAATCCACAAAAAATCAGAACATCGGAAAGCGCAAAGTTTTCTATTCTATTATGGCCCAGCAACCCACCCATTTGtgatgttttttgttttcaatttgttttgttttccccCATGACTCATAGAGACCACCAAGTGGGCGGACAATCGGTCGCTATGTGCGATGATCAAGGATCATGACATTTGTGAATGTTCTCCAACAAAAACATGTGtgttctttttctctcttgttgtttttcatttcgtttatTCATAATTTGCGTTGTTGTCGCGCGATTTCATGAAACTTTCCTCTACCTCCTCCACACCATTTCCTCCCACCGACCAATGACGTCATGCTTCCCCGAACGATATAAGAATAATGGGGGAATTGTAcacacgtacatacatatatttcactCTCAAGGcagaaaaattaaaagcaCCAAGATATTGATTGAGTTGGTTAATAATAAtgggatatacatatacatacatatgtacatatgtctgtTTGTATTGTAGATTGGGCTATAGATGATATAACAAGATGTTGAGAGGGCAGAGAGAGTGCCAGAATCTATAAatctttaataataaatgcCGAGGGCTCATCAAAAAATTCACCATAATCGCCTATGGAAGTCATTTTGCGAAAATTGTTGTTAGAATTATTCTCAATTATCAATTACTTATGtgtaaatacttttttttttagatagtATAAACTAAATAtctatttattttcttatgtAAAGTTTTACGGTGTAACATATATTCGACTTAAATCGATAATTTGGGCGGTAAATCCATCTATGGGACTATCGATAATTATTTGAGAGGGAAATTGCTAAAACTCATTTGAACTTTGTAATGCTGTTATttgcaaattaattttttatggcTTCCtaattagaagttctaatcattacaatacaaaaatatgatTCTGGTTTAAGACTAGAATTAACATCTAAGAATCATATCAAAGTTTCAAACTAAGTCAAAAATTATTGTTCTCAAGATCA is drawn from Drosophila willistoni isolate 14030-0811.24 chromosome 2R unlocalized genomic scaffold, UCI_dwil_1.1 Seg167, whole genome shotgun sequence and contains these coding sequences:
- the LOC6641906 gene encoding uncharacterized protein LOC6641906 isoform X2, with the protein product MFINTGKVSLLYAARLPGSGVQCFKKCAAIQPFHTTAAGQNYVDPAPLPLPINVDAAETTRFSPQRSRDISATVIMAQAPISTIDITTDNSYSGSQGATVGLSPDDPHVQSYDCFGAVSLNSVMQSNVPQPFGGMHKFSHLNMPGGQWSQEFKFTSQNMQSSHYRALRDNYRADWVTYDQNATLNSGGGGQAA
- the LOC6641906 gene encoding uncharacterized protein LOC6641906 isoform X1, which produces MFINTGKVSLLYAARLPGSGVQCFKKCAAIQPFHTTAAGQNYVDPAPLPLPINVDAAETTRFSPQRSRDISATVIMAQAPISTIDITTDNSYSGSQGATVGLSPDDPHVQSYDCFGAVSLNSVMQSNVPQPFGGMHKFSHLNMPGGQWSQEFKFTSQNMQSSHYRALRDNYRADWVTYDQNATLNSGGGGQGFSIRRNFSTERGATSPTTAPSAAEAPGTATSAIRTEASTTPESQSLSKKEQLKRAFKEYGATIVVFHVGLSLMSLGGFYVLVNSGINFVPILEYLGIESSAIGEKLATGSTFVVAYAVHKVFAPLRISITLGATPFIVRYLRAKGFMKPKIKGN
- the LOC6641907 gene encoding monocarboxylate transporter 13, producing the protein MHKEKVLSTQNANKANSKDHKLNGTTKENSDKTVSLLKKKDDSCEFDLVPPDGGWGWLVLFGSCLTNILIPGTIKSFGVLFVEFLEAFKVSSTKAAWIPALCYFLYSSLGPVSSILSVKYSYRTVTLLGGASASLGMILSFWASSVGYLYISYGVLVGIGAGLSFPPTVYIVTSYFVKYRGLANGLCISGSALGSIILPPVLRWLLENYGYRGSCLIMGGITLNVFVAALFYEPVEQHMIRVPRASQALEDIPEEEDIGIVMKFENVDETTEDPDQVGREKRLLPYNSPPSPLYLPDDDKQQFVRSASAAVVQNYTKPGDEFQPRTRKISTPVRLPQRNQTFTPGQLNSQSSLYAVPEGRSSSNKLTLRNTSRTRLSKRSPSTSSFLYVSTPYHGSTLSFQPKEFSSHLSLRSAGSGTGGDKDATGVQDAIPDSDKTKGGKKQASERSKFFDLSLLKDPMYLVILISNSTNAISYTNFIILLPSFGLARSFDKSLSAYLLSVVSATDLIGRIGGSALSDMGFIPKTWYFVGGLSVSGVSLALLPFAYSYSHVCFWCALFGLASGIYVGITAVIMADMLGTERLTSSYGISLFVNGLLQLVGPPLCNAWAEAVNDYNPLFHALGLTLLAGASLWSFMPWIQRRKAKEEEKLEAQIDEEAINTY